The following are from one region of the Trichoderma breve strain T069 chromosome 5, whole genome shotgun sequence genome:
- a CDS encoding g-protein alpha subunit domain-containing protein, with protein sequence MGCGMSTEDKEGKARNEEIENQLKRDKMMQRNEIKMLLLGAGESGKSTILKQMKLIHEGGYSRDERESFKEIIFSNTVQSMRVILEAMESLELPLEDQRMEYHVQTIFIQPAQIEGDVLPPEVGGAIEALWKDHGVQECFKRSREYQLNDSARYYFDNIARIAAPDYMPNDQDVLRSRVKTTGITETTFIIGDLTYRMFDVGGQRSERKKWIHCFENVTTILFLVAISEYDQLLFEDETVNRMQEALTLFDSICNSRWFIKTSIILFLNKIDRFKEKLPVSPMKNYFPDYEGGDDYAAACDYILNRFVSLNQHETKQIYTHFTCATDTTQIRFVMAAVNDIIIQENLRLCGLI encoded by the exons ATGGGTTGCGGAATGTCTACagaggacaaggagggcaaggcCCGGAACGAAGAGATTGAGAATCAGCTCAAGCGggacaagatgatgcagcGAAACGAGATCAAGATGTTGCTTCTGG GTGCTGGTGAATCTGGAAAGTCGACCATTCTCAAGCAGATGAAGCTCATCCACGAAGGTGGTTACTCTCGCGATGAACGCGAGTCGTTCAAGGAAATCATTTTCAGCAACACTGTTCAGTCCATGCGCGTCAtcctcgaggccatggagTCTCTCGAGCTGCCTCTCGAGGACCAGCGCATGGAGTACCACGTCCagaccatcttcatccaaccTGCTCAGATCGAAGGCGATGTCCTGCCCCCGGAAGTTGGCGGTGCCATCGAGGCTCTGTGGAAGGACCACGGTGTACAGGAGTGTTTCAAGCGATCTCGCGAATATCAGCTGAACGATTCAGCCAGATA TTACTTCGATAATATCGCGCGAATTGCCGCTCCCGACTACATGCCCAACGACCAGGACGTTCTCCGATCACGTGTCAAGACCACTGGTATCACCGAGACGACATTCATCATTGGTGACTTGACCTACCGAATGTTCGACGTCGGTGGTCAGCGATCTGAGCGAAAGAAGTGGATCCACTGCTTCGAGAACGTCACCACCATTCTCTTCCTGGTCGCCATCTCCGAGTACGACCAGCTGCTGTTTGAGGACGAGACAGTCAACCGAATGCAGGAAGCTCTGACGCTCTTCGACTCAATCTGCAACTCCAGATGGTTCATCAAGACGTccatcattctcttcctcaacaagaTCGACAGattcaaggagaagctgccggTCAGCCCGATGAAGAACTACTTCCCCGATTACGAGGGTGGTGATGATTATGCGGCCGCATGCGACTACATCCTGAACCGATTCGTCAGCCTGAACCAGCACGAGACGAAGCAGATTTACACGCACTTTACTTGCGCCACAGATACCACCCAGATCCGCTTTGTCATGGCAGCAGTCAACG ATATCATTATTCAGGAGAACCTCCGTTTATGCGGTCTCATCTAG
- a CDS encoding smr domain-containing protein, translating to MSIPMTQLGSRAFHHEENPEVEREYDNLRALARAEADKRGDCYERSKRAYEDGDGARAKELSNQGKAHDAKMKEYNRQASDYIFRENNAPGRVDGDSIDLHGQFVEEAERILEQRIRADQARGQTHLHAIVGKGNHSSNHVQKLKPKVEELCRELGLQYSTEENAGRIYINLQGGEPIPPQHGGYGGHQDQYQPPHHGQQQHGGQHRPPQHHQQHQEQEEETADGLIPLLLQKLEKACCAVM from the exons ATGTCGATTCCTATGACGCAATTGGGCAGTCGTG CCTTCCATCACGAAGAAAACCCAGAAGTAGAGCGAGAATATGATAATCTACGCGCCCTTGCCCGTGCTGAAGCTGACAAGCGCGGCGACTGCTACGAACGT TCTAAACGCGCTTacgaagatggcgacggTGCCAGAGCAAAGGAATTGTCCAACCAAGGCAAGGCTCAcgatgccaagatgaaggaaTACAACCGCCAGGCTTCCGACTACATCTTCCGCGAGAACAACGCCCCCGGCCGTGTCGACGGCGACAGCATCGACCTTCATGGACAATTCGTCGAGGAGGCGGAGCGCATTCTCGAACAGCGCATTCGCGCGGATCAGGCCCGTGGCCAGACACACTTGCACGCTATTGTCGGCAAGGGCAACCACTCGTCGAACCACGTTcagaagctcaagcccaaggtggaggagctgtGTCGCGAACTGGGCCTCCAGTACAGCACAGAGGAGAATGCCGGCAGGATATACATCAACCTCCAGGGCGGAGAGCCTATCCCGCCACAGCACGGCGGGTATGGAGGCCACCAAGATCAATACCAGCCTCCTCACCATGGACAGCAACAGCACGGTGGCCAGCACCGACCTCcgcagcatcaccaacaacatcaagaacaagaggaggagacggcCGATGGCCTTATTCCGCTCCTCCTGCAAAAGCTGGAAAAGGCTTGCTGCGCGGTCATGTAG
- a CDS encoding membrane fusion protein use1 domain-containing protein: MAILPNLPAGESPNLSPVELAQLLSRLKQSVLHPSPERERRLRNSEFERTRVEANLQYARAALTKLEQTLPGRRTDTQGDLTAQKETLDLLFDRLEDLRKVAVDEDDSSEGEDLLGDIIQTPSESQDSRRSSNAPAGESYFENEIPDAEPPSPPPPAESIPEPSATTAIAPTETTSETLPTQTSQTLRARPSASSPTPSAHSTARAALFANRAQPASPQATTATAEAILDQQRVEQDAISNSILMMASQLKESSKSFSATLEEDKNLLDAAGSSMEKSGHSMEAAQGRMGSLRRMTEGKGWWGRMMLYAWIYGLMVSLILLVFVFPKLRF, encoded by the exons ATGGCGATACTTCCCAACTTACCTGCTGGGGAATCGCCGAATCTATCTCCGGTAGAGCTTGCACAGCTCCTCTCCCGGCTAAAGCAGTCTGTGCTGCATCCGAGCCCCGAACGCGAACGAAGGCTGCGCAACAGCGAGTTTGAGAGGACAAGGGTCGAGGCT AACCTTCAATATGCGCGAGCGGCGCTTACGAAGCTAGAGCAGACGTTGCCGGGACGGAGGACGGATACGCAGGGCGATCTCACGGCACAAAAGGAAACGCTGGACCTACTGTTTGATCGGCTAGAGGATCTAAGAAAG GTGGCCGtggacgaagacgactcaTCCGAAGGCGAAGACCTCCTGGGAGACATCATACAAACGCCGAGCGAGAGCCAGGACTCTAGACGGTCGTCGAATGCGCCGGCAGGAGAAAGCTACTTTGAAAACGAAATACCAGATGCAGAACCCCCCTCACCCCCTCCACCAGCTGAATCTATACCCGAGCCCTCTGCGACGACTGCTATTGCACCCACCGAAACTACCAGCGAAACCCTCCCTACGCAAACGAGCCAAACATTGCGCGCCCGCCCCTCCGCTTCATCCCCAACTCCCTCAGCTCACAGCACAGCTCGTGCTGCTCTGTTCGCCAACCGCGCCCAACCCGCGAGTCCTCAAGCAACGACGGCTACAGCAGAAGCCATCCTAGACCAGCAGCGCGTGGAGCAAGATGCCATCTCAAACTCTATTCTCATGATGGCGAGTCAACTAAAAGAGAGCTCCAAGAGCTTTTCGGCAACCCTCGAGGAAGACAAGAATTTACTGGATGCCGCTGGGTCTAGCATGGAGAAATCGGGGCATAGCATGGAAGCAGCCCAGGGGCGGATGGGGTCTCTCAGGAGAATGACTGAGGGGAAGGGTTGGTGGGGGAGGATGATGCTGTATGCGTGGATATATGGCTTGATGGTGTCGTTGATACTGTTGGTGTTTGTGTTTCCAAAACTGAGATTCTGA
- a CDS encoding indole-3-glycerol phosphate synthase domain-containing protein, with product MPSLDIIDHSPHQPDPSPPVATASNLILIDNYDSFTWNIYQYLVLEGATVHVFRNDKITVDELIKHNPTQLIISPGPGHPQTDSGVSRDAIRHFAGKIPVLGVCMGLQCIFDVYGGEVSSAGEWLHGKTSPLTHDAKGVFASLPQGLPVTRYHSLAGTHLTLPECLEVSSWVAKPDGSAGIIQGVRHKNYVVEGVQFHPESILTAEGRVMIRNFLHMQGGTWEENTRLQKAASTTSTTSAAPKPQKNNILQTIYANRKAAVAKQKEIPSQRMSDLQAAYDLNAAPPLVPFVSRLKQSPFEVALMAEIKRGSPSKGIFALEVQAPIQARKYALAGASVISVLTEPEWFKGSIEDLRAVRQVLDGMPNRPAILRKEFIFEEYQILEARLAGADTVLLIVKMLEVELLERLYKYSLSLGMEPLVEVQNADEMTIAVKLGAKVIGVNNRNLETFEVDINTTGRLRSMVPDTTIICALSGINKHQDVLDCKRDGINAVLVGEAIMKAPDATTFISELCSGSKPPPKNTLPEKVHVKICGIRTVEAALEAVKAGADFIGVNFVPGAKRAASHDVALAISEAVRATTKSSEASVKLPIAASGATDFFSLTSQNLKTSRTQVVGIFQNQPLSEVLEKQRLYNLDLVQLHGEEPIEWAKAIPVPVIRCFKPNHPAVGLRGYHVVPLLDSGAGSGKLLDVSNVKDLLQKDPDLRIFLAGGLNPDNVAEVVNALGEFSSQVIGVDVSSGVEEDGKQSLAKINAFVNAGKAIR from the exons ATGCCTTCGctcgacatcatcgaccACTCGCCTCATCAGCCAGATCCGTCTCCTCCAGTGGCTACAGCATCCAACCTCATTCTCATTGACAACTACGACTCATTCACTTGGAACATCTATCAGTACCTTGTTCTCGAGGGTGCCACGGTCCATGTGTTCCGAAATGACAAGATCACGGTGGACGAGCTGATCAAGCACAACCCAACtcagctcatcatcagccccGGCCCTGGTCATCCTCAGACTGATTCCGGAGTCAGTCGAGATGCAATCCGACACTTTGCTGGCAAGATCCCGGTCCTGGGAGTCTGCATGGGCTT GCAATGTATCTTTGACGTCTATGGCGGCGAAGTCTCTTCCGCTGGAGAGTGGCTGCACGGAAAGACTTCTCCCCTGACCCACGATGCCAAGGGTGTCTTTGCCAGTCTGCCTCAGGGCCTTCCTGTGACCCGATACCACTCCCTTGCTGGCACTCATCTCACTCTGCCCGAGTGCCTTGAAGTGTCTTCTTGGGTGGCTAAGCCAGATGGCTCggccggcatcatccaggGAGTTCGTCACAAGAACTACGTTGTCGAGGGTGTGCAGTTTCACCCAGAGAGTATCCTCACTGCTGAGGGCCGTGTTATGATTAGAAACTTCCTCCACATGCAGGGCGGTACCTGGGAAGAGAATACCCGACTCCAAAAGGCcgcatcaacaacaagcacCACCTCCGCTGCGCCTAAGCCGCAAAAGAACAACATTCTCCAGACCATTTACGCAAACCGAAAGGCTGCCGTAGCCAAGCAGAAGGAAATTCCATCTCAGCGAATGAGCGACCTTCAAGCCGCATACGACCTTAATGCTGCTCCCCCCTTGGTACCATTCGTCAGCCGGCTAAAGCAGTCACCTTTTGAAGTAGCTCTGATGGCAGAGATTAAGCGCGGTTCCCCATCCAAGGGTATCTTTGCGCTAGAAGTTCAGGCTCCTATTCAGGCTCGCAAATATGCACTTGCTGGTGCAAGTGTGATCTCTGTGTTGACAGAGCCCGAGTGGTTCAAGGGCAGCATTGAAGACTTGAGAGCTGTCCGCCAGGTTTTGGATGGTATGCCAAACAGACCGGCAATCCTTCGAAAGGAGTTCATCTTTGAGGAGTACCAAATTCTGGAGGCAAGACTAGCTGGAGCAGACACAGTATTGTTGATCGTCAAGATGCTCGAGGTCGAGCTACTAGAGCGCTTGTACAAGTACTCGCTATCCCTCGGCATGGAGCCCCTGGTGGAAGTTCAAAACGCCGACGAAATGACGATTGCAGTCAAGCTTGGTGCCAAGGTCATTGGCGTCAACAACCGAAACCTCGAGACATTCGAGGTTGACATCAACACAACGGGACGGCTGCGAAGCATGGTACCAGATACTACCATTATTTGCGCACTGAGCGGTATCAACAAGCATCAAGACGTGCTTGACTGCAAGAGGGATGGAATCAACGCCGTCCTTGTAGGCGAGGCCATTATGAAAGCACCAGATGCGACAACCTTCATCAGTGAACTATGCTCCGGAAGCAAACCACCGCCGAAAAACACCTTGCCTGAGAAAGTGCACGTCAAGATCTGCGGAATTCGGACCGTCGAGGCCGCATTAGAAGCAGTCAAGGCGGGCGCTGACTTTATCGGCGTCAACTTCGTCCCCGGAGCGAAGCGGGCTGCTTCTCACGATGTTGCCCTGGCCATCTCAGAAGCAGTTCGTGCAACTACCAAGTCATCAGAAGCCTCTGTAAAGCTACCGATCGCGGCATCAGGCGCCACagatttcttttctctcacATCACAAAATCTCAAGACCTCACGTACACAGGTGGTGGGCATCTTCCAGAACCAGCCCCTGAGCGAAGTTttggagaagcagaggcTTTACAACCTTGATCTTGTTCAGCTTCACGGTGAGGAGCCGATTGAATGGGCAAAGGCGATTCCCGTGCCTGTTATCCGCTGCTTCAAGCCCAACCATCCCGCTGTCGGTCTCCGGGGATACCACGTTGTTCCTCTCTTAGACTCTGGAGCTGGGTCTGGAAAGCTGCTGGACGTTTCAAACGTAAAGGACCTACTTCAAAAGGATCCTGACTTGAGAATCTTCCTCGCCGGAGGACTCAACCCCGACAACGTTGCAGAAGTGGTCAACGCCCTGGGAGAGTTTAGCAGCCAAGTGATTGGAGTGGACGTAAGCAGTGGtgttgaggaagatggtAAGCAAAGCTTGGCTAAAATCAATGCTTTTGTCAATGCCGGAAAAGCAATTAGGTAG
- a CDS encoding chromatin associated protein KTI12 domain-containing protein has translation MPLIILTGLPTSGKSTRAKQLHDYLAERIPGTKYRLHLISDDSLSISRSVYDLSTVPVHTRSANASEKDARAAIYGAVKRVLSDKDIVILDGLNYIKGWRYQLHCEAKAVRTPSCILQIGCSKDRAQQVNEDRLKRSQTTADEEGADTTGDIAEPYEPANWENLVFRHEEPNPMTRWDSPLFTIIWEDDDEQVKKTFDSLWEAVAGDGRKIIRPNQATEPRGRDASGDYLYMLDRETQDIVKRILDQQGDDGGGEVKVSLSGGKKELVVELPARKIGLPELQRHRRAFMGLNRGGIGLEKVTNMAADSLRESFVNYLNNAFENE, from the exons ATGCCG ctcatcatcctcacgGGACTGCCCACGTCGGGCAAGTCGACACGGGCGAAGCAACTGCATGATTACCTCGCCGAGCGCATCCCCGGAACAAAGTACAGGCTGCACCTGATATCAGACGACTCGCTTTCAATATCGCGATCCGTGTACGACCTCTCCACGGTGCCGGTGCATACAAGATCGGCCAACGCCAGCGAAAAGGATGCGAGGGCGGCCATTTACGGCGCCGTAAAGAGAGTGCTGAGCGACAAGGACATTGTCATCCTCGATGGCCTGAATTACATCAAAGGCTGGCGGTACCAGCTACACTGCGAGGCGAAAGCCGTTCGAACGCCGAGCTGCATATTACAGATTGGATGCTCCAAAGACCGCGCGCAGCAGGTTAACGAAGACAGGCTAAAACGAAGCCAGACTACggctgatgaggaggggGCCGACACAACGGGCGACATTGCAGAGCCGTATGAGCCTGCAAACTGGGAGAACCTCGTCTTTCGACATGAAGAGCCTAATCCCATGACTCGCTGGGATAGTCCTCTATTTACGATTATATgggaggacgatgacgagcaGGTCAAGAAGACGTTTGACTCTCTTTGGGAGGCCGTTGCGGGAGACGGCCGCAAAATCATCAGGCCAAACCAGGCTACGGAGCCCCGAGGGCGCGATGCGAGTGGCGATTACCTGTACATGCTGGATCGTGAAACGCAGGACATTGTGAAGCGAATCCTGGACCAAcagggcgatgatggcggcggcgaggtcAAAGTCTCTCTTAGCGGTGGCAAGAAAGAGCTTGTCGTTGAGCTGCCGGCGAGAAAGATTGGCTTGCCGGAGCTGCAGAGGCATCGAAGAGCCTTTATGGGTTTGAATAGAGGGGGGATTGGACTGGAGAAGGTGACCAACATGGCTGCCGACTCGTTGAGGGAGTCATTTGTCAACTACCTCAATAACGCATTTGAGAATGAATGA